Proteins encoded within one genomic window of Haladaptatus sp. QDMS2:
- a CDS encoding TrkH family potassium uptake protein — MATRTREGVFPTDLAIIFRDVGALLLMEAALLALSAGVALAFTEFYVAGAFVLAAGLTAGVGGLARKSFDDAPAPRMKHGMVIAAAGWFSTALFGALPFLFAAYLVPPAVAAAYVPAGVDYGSSLFYFRSPLHAFFESMSGWTGSGLTMAVHEPTMPRALLWWRSLMQWVGGVGVIVLTVSILARPGSGSYALYQSETREEKIHPSVVSTVRTVWKMFLGYTLLSIAALFAAIRASAYGATLPTSEVLWQAINHAMTALSTGGFSVTDNSIATYNSPLIEVVLLPVMTIGAIAFPIHYIVLRDRDPRHFFDDLQTRWLFILFGLGVVALTLQNLATLAPALSFRDSTFQFISALTCTGFQSAPIGTWTAGGKVILSGAMTMGGAAGSTVGGIKIIRGYTIGRGIRWQFKRVFLPENAVITLKMDGRTLNRTEMEREFAEAAIVTILWLILLIVGSVLLANLAGPDFSYADALFEVASAQGNVGLSTGITTPSMPSLAEGMLILNMWVGRLEIIPILVFARAAIYGLNP, encoded by the coding sequence ATGGCGACACGGACGCGCGAGGGAGTTTTCCCGACCGACCTCGCCATCATCTTCCGCGACGTCGGCGCGCTCCTGTTGATGGAAGCCGCGCTACTCGCCCTCTCTGCGGGCGTCGCCCTCGCGTTCACCGAGTTCTACGTCGCCGGCGCGTTCGTTCTCGCTGCCGGGCTCACGGCGGGCGTCGGCGGCCTCGCCCGCAAATCGTTCGACGATGCGCCAGCCCCGCGCATGAAACACGGCATGGTCATCGCCGCCGCTGGCTGGTTCTCGACGGCACTCTTTGGGGCGCTGCCGTTCCTGTTTGCCGCCTATCTGGTTCCGCCGGCCGTCGCCGCGGCGTACGTCCCGGCGGGGGTCGACTACGGGTCCAGTCTGTTCTACTTCCGGTCGCCGCTGCACGCCTTCTTCGAATCGATGAGCGGGTGGACGGGCAGCGGTCTCACGATGGCGGTTCACGAACCGACCATGCCGCGGGCGTTGCTCTGGTGGCGCTCGCTCATGCAGTGGGTCGGTGGCGTAGGCGTCATCGTCCTCACCGTCTCCATCCTCGCCCGGCCCGGCAGCGGCAGTTATGCGCTTTACCAGAGCGAGACACGCGAGGAGAAGATTCACCCGAGCGTCGTCTCCACGGTGCGCACCGTCTGGAAAATGTTCCTCGGCTACACGCTACTCTCGATTGCGGCGCTTTTCGCGGCCATCCGCGCGTCTGCCTACGGCGCGACACTTCCGACGAGCGAAGTACTCTGGCAGGCAATCAACCACGCCATGACGGCACTCTCGACGGGCGGGTTCTCCGTCACGGACAACTCGATTGCCACCTACAACTCGCCGCTCATCGAAGTCGTCCTCCTCCCGGTGATGACGATTGGAGCCATCGCATTTCCTATCCACTACATCGTACTTCGAGACCGCGACCCACGCCATTTCTTCGACGACCTCCAGACTCGCTGGTTGTTCATCCTCTTTGGTCTCGGCGTCGTCGCGCTCACGCTCCAGAATCTGGCGACGCTCGCGCCTGCGCTCTCGTTTCGCGATTCGACGTTCCAGTTCATCAGCGCCCTCACCTGTACTGGGTTCCAGTCTGCCCCCATCGGGACGTGGACCGCTGGCGGGAAGGTCATTCTCTCGGGGGCGATGACGATGGGCGGCGCGGCGGGCAGCACCGTCGGCGGCATCAAAATCATCCGTGGATACACCATCGGCCGGGGCATCCGCTGGCAGTTCAAGCGCGTGTTCCTGCCGGAAAACGCCGTCATCACGCTCAAGATGGACGGTCGCACGCTCAATCGAACCGAGATGGAACGCGAGTTCGCGGAGGCCGCCATCGTCACCATCCTGTGGCTCATCCTCCTCATCGTCGGGAGCGTCCTGCTCGCTAACCTCGCCGGCCCCGACTTCAGCTACGCCGACGCGCTGTTCGAGGTGGCGAGCGCACAGGGTAACGTCGGGCTTTCGACGGGCATCACGACGCCTTCGATGCCTTCGCTGGCAGAGGGAATGCTCATCCTCAACATGTGGGTGGGTCGCCTCGAAATCATCCCGATTCTCGTGTTCGCACGGGCGGCCATCTATGGTCTCAATCCCTGA
- the trkA gene encoding Trk system potassium transporter TrkA, translated as MRVIVVGAGEVGSSIAASLADSHEVVVIDIDRDRVEALTYSLDVLAIEGDGADLSTLREANIEQTDMVIASTDDDETNIVTCGTVKTISDAFTIARVKNTKYLTTWQNKQGAFGVDFLVCTDLLTAESIVRVVGLPATQDVDAFAGGNVLMAQFGVNEQSPVAGQTIRDADRFDSLTFAAILRGDDVVIPRGETVIENGDQVIVIGSPDSVRGFAMELAPGQGGNGQDVVIIGGSEIAFQTARLLEARGFHPRLIEDREARARDLAEKLPNTTVMESDPTDIEFLTREMVGQADIVIAGLDSDERNLLASLLAKRLGAKRTVAIVDAGEYVDLFEAVGVDVAVNPREATAEEITRFTRDEQAENVALIESDRAEVLEFEINADSILANRPIQESVKELPEGVVIGAVTRGNQMITPRGDTVIEVNDHVVMFVDHDAIDAVTANV; from the coding sequence ATGCGAGTAATCGTCGTCGGGGCCGGAGAGGTCGGTTCGAGCATCGCTGCGAGCCTCGCAGACAGCCACGAAGTCGTCGTCATCGATATCGACCGCGACCGCGTGGAGGCGCTCACGTACTCACTCGACGTGCTCGCCATCGAGGGTGACGGAGCCGACCTCTCGACCCTGCGAGAGGCGAATATCGAACAGACCGACATGGTCATCGCCAGCACGGACGACGACGAAACGAACATCGTGACGTGTGGGACGGTAAAGACGATCAGCGACGCGTTCACCATCGCCCGGGTCAAGAACACGAAGTATCTCACGACCTGGCAGAACAAGCAGGGCGCGTTCGGCGTCGATTTCCTCGTCTGTACAGACCTCCTGACCGCGGAGAGCATCGTCCGCGTCGTGGGCCTTCCCGCGACCCAGGACGTAGACGCCTTCGCCGGCGGGAACGTCCTCATGGCGCAGTTCGGGGTGAACGAACAGAGTCCCGTCGCGGGACAGACGATTCGGGACGCGGACCGCTTCGATTCGCTCACCTTCGCCGCAATCCTCCGCGGTGACGACGTGGTCATCCCCCGCGGGGAAACGGTCATCGAAAACGGTGACCAGGTTATCGTCATCGGCAGCCCCGATAGCGTCCGCGGGTTCGCGATGGAACTCGCCCCCGGACAGGGGGGCAACGGACAGGACGTGGTCATCATCGGCGGCAGTGAAATCGCCTTCCAGACCGCCCGCCTGCTCGAAGCCCGCGGATTCCACCCACGGCTCATCGAGGACCGAGAAGCACGCGCTCGTGACCTCGCAGAGAAACTCCCGAACACCACCGTGATGGAGTCTGACCCGACAGATATCGAATTCCTCACGCGTGAGATGGTGGGGCAGGCAGACATCGTCATCGCCGGACTCGACTCAGACGAGCGGAATTTGCTCGCCTCGTTGCTCGCAAAGCGCCTCGGGGCGAAGCGCACCGTCGCCATCGTCGATGCGGGCGAGTACGTAGACCTGTTCGAGGCCGTCGGCGTGGACGTGGCCGTGAACCCCCGGGAGGCGACCGCAGAGGAGATTACGCGCTTTACTCGCGACGAGCAGGCAGAGAACGTCGCACTCATCGAATCCGACCGTGCGGAGGTTCTCGAATTCGAAATCAACGCAGACAGCATCCTCGCGAACCGGCCGATTCAGGAGTCAGTCAAGGAACTTCCAGAGGGTGTCGTTATTGGCGCGGTCACCCGGGGCAACCAGATGATCACTCCACGCGGTGACACCGTCATCGAAGTGAACGACCACGTCGTGATGTTCGTCGACCACGACGCAATCGATGCCGTGACCGCCAACGTATGA
- a CDS encoding universal stress protein, giving the protein MGKSIFECVVVPVADEDDARTTCLALAPYLDAESRVVALHVIEKAGGAPDKASVEQRQEGATKIFDVVQDTLADATVETDLRYGTDIADTIFAAAADVDASSIAFSPRGGSRWVRLLTGDVALSLVTETDRPVVVLPDAPDE; this is encoded by the coding sequence ATGGGTAAGTCCATCTTCGAGTGCGTCGTCGTCCCGGTCGCTGACGAGGACGATGCGCGGACGACCTGTTTGGCACTCGCTCCGTATTTGGACGCCGAGAGTCGCGTCGTCGCACTCCACGTCATCGAAAAAGCCGGTGGCGCACCCGACAAGGCCTCGGTCGAACAGCGCCAGGAAGGCGCGACGAAGATTTTCGACGTCGTCCAGGACACCCTCGCGGATGCCACCGTCGAAACCGATCTGCGCTACGGCACGGACATTGCGGACACGATTTTCGCTGCCGCCGCCGACGTCGACGCCAGTTCAATCGCGTTCTCGCCACGGGGTGGCAGCCGGTGGGTTCGACTCCTCACCGGTGACGTCGCACTGTCGCTCGTGACCGAAACCGACCGGCCGGTGGTCGTCTTGCCGGACGCGCCTGACGAATGA
- a CDS encoding DUF106 domain-containing protein, whose product MARTAEKVTTLVKQDGSMADALEVVLETAENGDGSVTWGDVKGEITSGEWGRLIEKGILVEGDGEGFVVNNPDEVRKALDDSTGGTRSRSKKSSKTDSDTDSSWSQYDKAAALLTVGLFAGYSYGPVRDIIGETMNALLGPLESMLPFYVVVMVLALFTGLYSTLLQANLMDMDKMGEYQAAMKEIQERRKAAQERGDDAELERIQQEQMDAMGDNLGMFKEQFRPMVWIMLLTIPVFLWMYWKLLTAPGSITPAEITLPLIGTVGWQEGVLGPLQAWILWYFVCSVSFTQIIRKSLNIQTTPT is encoded by the coding sequence ATGGCACGGACAGCGGAAAAAGTCACCACACTCGTCAAACAAGACGGGTCGATGGCCGACGCACTCGAAGTCGTCCTCGAAACCGCCGAGAACGGCGATGGCTCCGTCACCTGGGGCGACGTCAAAGGCGAGATTACGAGCGGCGAGTGGGGTCGGCTCATCGAGAAGGGCATCCTCGTGGAGGGTGACGGCGAAGGCTTCGTCGTCAACAACCCTGACGAGGTTCGGAAGGCGCTCGACGATTCGACCGGCGGGACGCGAAGTCGGTCGAAGAAGTCGTCGAAGACGGACAGCGACACCGATTCGAGCTGGTCGCAGTACGACAAGGCGGCGGCACTGCTCACCGTGGGCCTGTTCGCGGGCTACTCCTACGGCCCGGTCCGGGACATCATCGGCGAGACGATGAACGCCCTGCTCGGCCCACTCGAATCGATGCTGCCCTTCTACGTCGTCGTGATGGTGCTCGCCCTGTTTACCGGTCTCTACTCGACGCTCCTGCAAGCGAACCTGATGGACATGGACAAGATGGGCGAATACCAGGCCGCGATGAAGGAGATTCAGGAACGGCGCAAGGCCGCCCAGGAGCGCGGCGACGACGCCGAGCTCGAACGCATCCAGCAAGAGCAGATGGACGCCATGGGCGACAACCTCGGCATGTTTAAAGAGCAGTTCCGCCCGATGGTCTGGATTATGCTCCTGACCATCCCGGTGTTCCTCTGGATGTACTGGAAGCTGCTCACGGCTCCTGGCTCAATTACGCCCGCCGAGATTACGCTCCCGCTCATCGGGACCGTCGGCTGGCAAGAGGGGGTCCTCGGCCCACTGCAGGCGTGGATTCTCTGGTACTTCGTCTGCTCTGTGAGCTTCACCCAGATTATCCGCAAGTCGCTCAACATCCAGACGACGCCGACGTAA
- a CDS encoding TrkH family potassium uptake protein has product MNVRVHWRTSVSLTGTVIKYLSVALLLPLFVALVDGVDIETFVITIAITLVVGTALERVERDDELGFREGFLMVALTWFGVAVIGTIPYIISGYGTASMLANPVNALFESMSGFTTTGATVMGDFTIHSRAVLIWRQLTQWLGGMGIVVLAVAILPELSVGGAQLMDAEAPGPGLEKLTPRIAETARALWGAYLGFTILEILLLYGLHLGGLAPNMHIYNAVAHALTTLPTGGFSPEARSIEAFSAAVQWVIIPFMVVAGTNFALFWHVLTGQPKRLVTDSEFRAYLGVMGVLSAMVAGLLFTGAGIETITGQVPPIITEAEDSLRHATFQVVSIVTTTGYASMDFNSWSAPAQYLLLFAMFIGGSAGSTGGAVKIVRWLVILKSLRRELFTTVHPEAISPVRLGGLAVDERAIRGIYAFTLLYVLIFFLGVLFVLVDMTRVQSSLSVLEVMSAVAATLGNVGPGFGAVGPMNNYLVFTQESKLLMVFLMWVGRLEIFPVLVLLTSAYWRR; this is encoded by the coding sequence ATGAACGTGCGAGTGCACTGGCGGACGAGCGTCAGTCTCACCGGGACGGTCATCAAGTACCTCTCGGTTGCGCTGCTGTTGCCGCTGTTCGTCGCACTCGTAGATGGCGTAGACATCGAGACGTTCGTCATCACCATCGCCATCACCCTCGTCGTCGGAACCGCACTGGAACGGGTCGAACGCGACGACGAACTCGGCTTCCGCGAGGGATTCCTGATGGTCGCGCTGACGTGGTTCGGCGTGGCCGTCATTGGGACGATTCCGTACATCATTTCGGGGTACGGCACGGCGTCCATGCTCGCGAACCCGGTCAACGCGCTGTTCGAGTCGATGAGCGGCTTCACGACGACGGGCGCGACGGTGATGGGTGATTTCACCATCCACTCGCGAGCCGTGCTCATCTGGCGACAGCTCACCCAGTGGCTCGGTGGGATGGGTATCGTCGTCCTCGCCGTGGCGATTCTCCCCGAACTCTCGGTCGGTGGCGCACAGCTCATGGATGCGGAGGCCCCCGGACCGGGACTCGAAAAGCTGACGCCGCGCATTGCGGAGACGGCGCGGGCACTCTGGGGGGCCTATCTCGGCTTCACCATCCTCGAAATACTGTTGCTCTACGGCCTCCACCTGGGCGGGTTAGCGCCGAATATGCACATCTACAACGCCGTCGCCCACGCGCTCACCACGTTGCCAACGGGTGGGTTCTCACCTGAGGCGCGCAGCATCGAGGCCTTCTCTGCGGCCGTCCAGTGGGTCATCATCCCGTTCATGGTCGTCGCGGGGACCAACTTCGCGCTGTTCTGGCACGTCCTTACAGGGCAACCAAAGCGTCTCGTCACCGACAGCGAGTTTCGCGCCTACCTCGGCGTCATGGGCGTCCTCTCGGCGATGGTTGCGGGGCTGCTGTTCACGGGTGCTGGCATCGAAACCATCACCGGACAGGTGCCGCCAATCATCACTGAGGCCGAAGACTCGCTGCGACACGCGACGTTTCAGGTCGTGTCTATTGTGACCACCACCGGGTATGCCTCCATGGACTTCAACTCGTGGAGCGCCCCGGCACAGTACCTCCTGCTGTTCGCCATGTTCATCGGCGGCAGTGCAGGGTCCACCGGTGGGGCCGTGAAAATCGTCCGCTGGCTCGTCATCCTCAAATCGCTGCGCCGCGAGCTGTTCACGACCGTTCACCCGGAGGCAATCTCGCCGGTCAGACTCGGCGGTCTGGCGGTGGACGAACGGGCCATCCGCGGCATCTACGCCTTCACGCTGCTCTACGTGCTCATCTTCTTCCTGGGTGTGTTGTTCGTCCTCGTGGACATGACGCGCGTCCAGTCCTCGCTCTCCGTGCTCGAAGTGATGAGCGCCGTCGCCGCGACGCTCGGGAACGTCGGGCCGGGATTCGGTGCAGTCGGGCCGATGAACAATTACCTCGTGTTCACCCAGGAGAGCAAACTGCTAATGGTGTTCCTGATGTGGGTGGGCAGACTGGAAATCTTCCCCGTGCTGGTGTTGCTCACGTCGGCGTACTGGCGGCGGTGA
- a CDS encoding RNA-guided pseudouridylation complex pseudouridine synthase subunit Cbf5: MDERGPPEDRRPLDRLQFGVINLDKQPGPSAHQVTGWVRDLAGVEQAAHSGTLDPKVTGCLPILLGDATRMAQVFLEGEKEYVAVLELHGRAPADLETTVEEFVGPIFQKPPRKSAVRRKLRVREIYDIDVLEVTDRQALLRISCESGTYIRKLCHDIGLALGTGGHMGHLRRTATTPFDDSTMVTLHDFADALEFAKQGDESWLGDIVLPAERALTHLPKITIAPSAAEQVANGAQVYAPGVISVEGVADGDEADRPLVACYTPDGAVVCLGRLVGAPSRERGCVVSLERVLV; encoded by the coding sequence ATGGACGAACGCGGCCCACCCGAGGACAGACGCCCGCTCGACCGACTCCAGTTCGGGGTCATCAACCTCGACAAACAGCCCGGCCCCTCCGCCCACCAGGTGACCGGTTGGGTCCGCGACCTGGCCGGAGTCGAACAGGCCGCCCACTCCGGGACGCTCGACCCGAAGGTTACGGGCTGTCTCCCGATTCTGCTCGGCGACGCCACCCGGATGGCGCAGGTGTTTCTGGAGGGCGAAAAGGAGTACGTCGCCGTCCTGGAACTTCACGGCCGCGCTCCCGCGGACCTCGAAACCACCGTTGAAGAGTTCGTCGGCCCGATTTTCCAGAAACCGCCGCGAAAGAGTGCCGTCCGGCGCAAACTCCGCGTCCGGGAAATCTACGACATCGACGTGCTCGAAGTGACCGACCGCCAAGCCCTGCTCCGCATCAGTTGCGAGAGTGGGACGTACATCCGGAAGCTGTGTCACGACATCGGCCTCGCGCTCGGGACGGGCGGGCACATGGGCCACCTCCGACGGACGGCCACGACGCCGTTCGACGATTCGACGATGGTCACCCTCCACGACTTCGCCGACGCCCTCGAATTCGCCAAACAAGGCGACGAAAGTTGGCTCGGTGACATCGTCCTGCCCGCAGAACGCGCCCTCACGCACCTTCCGAAAATCACCATCGCCCCGAGTGCGGCCGAACAGGTCGCAAACGGCGCACAGGTGTACGCCCCCGGCGTCATCTCCGTCGAGGGCGTCGCAGACGGCGACGAGGCGGACCGACCACTCGTGGCCTGCTACACGCCCGATGGTGCGGTGGTCTGCCTCGGCAGACTGGTCGGTGCGCCGTCTCGTGAGCGCGGCTGTGTGGTCTCCTTAGAGCGTGTGCTCGTCTGA
- the cmk gene encoding (d)CMP kinase, producing the protein MLITVSGPAGSGKSTTAKALAEALGYEHISGGDLFRSLADERGLTPLELNKLAEEDEQIDRDLDRKLRDIARDSDNVVLESRLAGWLAGEYADLRLWLDAPLHVRAARIADREGKTVEQARKETRARSSSEAQRYQEYYGIDINNLSIYDLNVNTARWSPESALAIVRTAAEEYTAEEDEGTVEITIDYTF; encoded by the coding sequence ATGCTAATCACCGTCTCCGGACCCGCCGGAAGCGGCAAGAGTACCACCGCGAAGGCGCTCGCCGAGGCCCTCGGCTACGAGCACATCAGCGGTGGCGACCTCTTTCGCTCCCTCGCCGACGAACGCGGCCTGACACCGCTCGAACTGAACAAACTCGCAGAAGAAGACGAGCAAATCGACCGCGACTTAGACCGCAAACTCCGCGACATCGCGCGAGATAGCGACAACGTCGTCCTCGAATCCCGCCTCGCAGGCTGGCTCGCTGGCGAGTACGCGGACCTCAGACTCTGGCTCGACGCACCCCTTCACGTCAGAGCCGCGCGGATCGCAGACCGCGAAGGCAAGACCGTAGAGCAGGCGCGAAAGGAGACGCGTGCCCGGTCGAGCAGCGAGGCCCAGCGCTACCAGGAGTACTACGGCATCGACATCAACAACCTCTCAATCTACGACCTGAACGTCAACACGGCGCGCTGGAGTCCCGAGAGCGCGCTCGCCATCGTCCGAACTGCCGCAGAGGAGTACACGGCAGAGGAGGACGAGGGGACGGTCGAGATAACCATCGACTACACGTTCTAA
- a CDS encoding adenylate kinase, whose amino-acid sequence MSQPHILLLGAPGAGKGTQSSRIVEAYDVEHVTTGDALRANKDMETEYGTPRSFMEAGELVPDPVVNAIVEEALTSADGYVLDGYPRNVDQAEELDDMTDLDLVAYLKVDEEELVERLTGRRVCSECGTNFHVKFNQPEVEGVCDECGGDLIQRDDDTEETVRERLRVFRENTEPVIEFYRKRGQLVEIDGEGTPDEVWADLNAAIENAQ is encoded by the coding sequence ATGAGTCAGCCGCACATCCTGCTGCTCGGCGCACCCGGCGCTGGTAAAGGCACACAGAGCAGTCGCATCGTCGAGGCGTACGACGTCGAGCACGTCACGACTGGTGACGCCCTGCGCGCCAACAAGGACATGGAGACTGAGTACGGGACGCCCCGCTCGTTCATGGAAGCCGGCGAACTCGTCCCCGACCCCGTTGTCAACGCCATCGTCGAAGAGGCGCTCACGAGCGCAGACGGCTACGTCCTCGACGGCTACCCACGCAACGTAGACCAGGCCGAAGAACTCGACGACATGACCGACTTGGACCTCGTCGCCTACCTCAAGGTAGACGAAGAGGAACTCGTCGAACGCCTCACCGGCCGCCGCGTCTGCAGCGAGTGTGGGACGAACTTCCACGTGAAGTTCAACCAGCCAGAAGTCGAGGGGGTCTGTGACGAGTGCGGTGGAGACCTCATCCAGCGCGACGACGACACCGAAGAGACCGTCCGCGAGCGGCTACGCGTCTTCCGTGAGAACACGGAACCGGTCATCGAATTCTACCGCAAGCGCGGCCAGCTCGTCGAAATCGACGGCGAAGGGACGCCCGACGAGGTCTGGGCGGACCTGAACGCGGCCATCGAGAACGCTCAGTAA
- a CDS encoding TrkA family potassium uptake protein yields MYIVIVGAGSIGLPLIEIATAGGNEVVVVERDEAKAELVAAEYDCLVIHDDATVKDTLEDAGAARADAFICTTDQDAVNIMVSLLAKELEVPAIVSVVHNPEHMNIFKQIGVNTMENPQRLIAEYLYRAVKRPAIVDYMHVGEQAEVFEISVTEDARIAGKTLQEAAGEGLISDDILIVAVERNGDGEPITPRGKTRIEAGDLLIVYSGAGATPDVTDIFGHFEDH; encoded by the coding sequence ATGTACATCGTCATCGTCGGTGCCGGTTCTATCGGCCTTCCACTCATCGAGATTGCGACGGCTGGCGGAAACGAGGTGGTCGTCGTCGAACGCGACGAGGCGAAGGCGGAACTCGTGGCCGCGGAGTACGACTGTCTCGTCATCCACGACGACGCCACGGTCAAGGACACGCTCGAAGATGCGGGCGCGGCTCGCGCAGACGCCTTCATCTGCACGACCGACCAGGACGCAGTCAACATCATGGTGAGCCTTCTCGCGAAGGAACTCGAGGTTCCTGCAATCGTCTCTGTCGTCCACAACCCAGAGCACATGAACATCTTCAAGCAGATCGGCGTGAACACGATGGAGAATCCACAGCGACTCATCGCCGAGTACCTCTATCGGGCGGTCAAACGCCCGGCTATCGTGGATTACATGCACGTCGGCGAGCAGGCGGAGGTGTTCGAAATCTCTGTGACCGAAGACGCTCGAATCGCCGGAAAAACCCTTCAAGAAGCGGCCGGCGAGGGGCTCATCTCCGACGATATCCTCATCGTTGCAGTAGAGCGAAACGGCGACGGGGAACCGATTACACCTCGCGGCAAGACGCGAATCGAAGCGGGCGACCTGCTCATCGTCTACTCCGGCGCTGGCGCGACGCCCGACGTGACGGACATCTTCGGCCACTTTGAGGACCACTAA